A genome region from Eschrichtius robustus isolate mEscRob2 chromosome 4, mEscRob2.pri, whole genome shotgun sequence includes the following:
- the TRIM75 gene encoding tripartite motif-containing protein 75, translated as MIQAARLVQSSWSNRRRSEEPRLCELHRQVLSLFCEEHVEVLCPLCARTPEHKGHLVRPVGEAAADHRQRLGAHVEPLKRRVADAHSLVAAQDRKLPELRELVPRQRLDLASEFRQLSRAVDREQEAVVARLEVTERSVLPGARLLSGIGGVLGRCERLKCPDVYSFQLRREGCSLPPQPSALQKIIHKFREDVTLDPETAHPNLLVSDDRKSVTFARSRQLFPPRAQRFCTEPAVMGSLGFASGGRYWEGRVGGAAWAVGVCADSASRTGAGRLEGQRRLWTLGLRGGDYEARGPRGAVPLELKEEPGGIGVYLDCELGAISFHSWKDRSHIHSFTDKFSEILKPYFSLSDAILNLLQSKQ; from the exons ATGATCCAGGCGGCCAGGCTGGTCCAGAGCAGCTGGAGCAACCGGAGGAGGAGTGAGGAGCCGCGCCTGTGCGAGCTGCACCGCCAGGTTCTGAGCCTCTTCTGCGAGGAACACGTGGAGGTGCTGTGTCCCCTGTGCGCACGGACCCCTGAGCACAAGGGCCACTTGGTGAGGCCGGTGGGCGAGGCCGCGGCTGACCACCGGCAGAGGCTCGGCGCTCACGTGGAGCCTTTGAAGAGGCGGGTGGCAGATGCCCACAGCCTGGTGGCCGCGCAGGACAGAAAGCTGCCGGAGCTGCGGGAGCTGGTGCCGCGCCAGCGGCTGGATCTCGCCTCGGAGTTCCGGCAGCTGAGCCGGGCTGTGGACCGCGAGCAGGAGGCCGTCGTGGCGAGGCTG GAGGTGACAGAGAGAAGCGTGCTGCCTGGAGCCAGGCTGCTGAGCGGCATAGGGGGCGTCCTGGGCAGGTGCGAGCGTCTGAAGTGCCCCGACGTCTACTCCTTCCAGCTGAGGCGGGAAGGCTGCAGCCTGCCCCCGCAGCCCTCGGCTCTGCAGAAAATCATTCATAAGTTCCGGGAGGACGTGACCCTGGACCCCGAAACAGCGCATCCCAACCTGCTCGTGTCCGACGATAGAAAGTCGGTGACGTTTGCGAGGAGCAGGCAGCTTTTTCCCCCAAGAGCGCAGAGATTCTGCACGGAGCCTGCGGTGATGGGCTCGTTGGGCTTTGCCAGCGGCGGGCGGTACTGGGAGGGGCGGGTGGGCGGGGCAGCGTGGGCCGTGGGCGTCTGCGCAGACTCCGCCTCCAGGACCGGCGCTGGGCGCCTGGAGGGACAGAGACGCCTCTGGACTCTGGGGCTGCGCGGAGGGGATTATGAGGCCCGCGGGCCGCGGGGCGCCGTTCCCCTGGAGCTGAAGGAGGAGCCTGGCGGGATCGGTGTGTATCTGGACTGTGAGTTGGGCGCGATTTCCTTCCACAGTTGGAAGGACAGGTCCCACATCCACTCTTTCACCGATAAATTTTCTGAGATCCTAAAGCCCTATTTCTCTCTATCGGATGCTATACTCAACCTCTTACAATCTAAGCAGTAA